The Geobacillus stearothermophilus ATCC 12980 genome contains a region encoding:
- a CDS encoding M42 family metallopeptidase — MAKLDETLTMLKALTDAKGVPGNEREARDVMKTYIAPYADEVTTDGLGSLIAKKEGKSGGPKVMIAGHLDEVGFMVTQIDDKGFIRFQTLGGWWSQVMLAQRVTIVTKKGDVTGVIGSKPPHILPPEARKKPVEIKDMFIDIGATSREEAMEWGVRPGDMIVPYFEFTVLNNEKMLLAKAWDNRIGCAVAIDVLKQLKGVDHPNTVYGVGTVQEEVGLRGARTAAQFIQPDIAFAVDVGIAGDTPGVSEKEAMGKLGAGPHIVLYDATMVSHRGLREFVIELAEELNIPYHFDAMPGGGTDAGAIHLTGSGVPSLTIAIPTRYIHSHAAILHRDDYENTVKLLVEVIKRLDADKVKQLTFDE; from the coding sequence ATGGCGAAGTTGGACGAAACGTTGACGATGCTGAAAGCGCTGACCGATGCGAAAGGCGTCCCGGGCAATGAGCGGGAAGCGCGCGATGTGATGAAGACATACATAGCTCCGTATGCGGATGAAGTGACAACGGATGGCCTCGGCAGCTTGATTGCCAAAAAAGAAGGGAAATCGGGCGGGCCGAAAGTGATGATCGCCGGCCATTTGGATGAAGTCGGCTTTATGGTGACGCAAATCGACGACAAAGGCTTCATCCGCTTCCAAACGCTTGGCGGATGGTGGAGCCAAGTGATGCTCGCCCAGCGCGTGACGATCGTGACGAAAAAAGGCGACGTCACCGGCGTCATCGGTTCGAAGCCGCCGCACATTCTGCCGCCGGAGGCGCGCAAAAAACCGGTGGAAATCAAAGATATGTTCATCGACATCGGCGCGACAAGCCGCGAGGAAGCGATGGAGTGGGGCGTCCGCCCGGGCGATATGATCGTGCCGTATTTTGAATTTACGGTATTGAACAATGAAAAAATGCTGCTCGCGAAAGCATGGGACAACCGGATCGGCTGTGCGGTCGCCATCGATGTGCTCAAGCAGCTGAAAGGCGTCGACCATCCAAACACGGTATACGGCGTCGGCACGGTGCAGGAAGAAGTCGGCTTGCGCGGCGCGCGCACGGCCGCCCAATTCATTCAGCCGGATATCGCCTTTGCGGTGGATGTCGGCATTGCCGGCGATACACCGGGCGTGTCGGAAAAAGAAGCGATGGGCAAACTCGGCGCCGGCCCGCACATCGTCCTGTACGACGCGACGATGGTGTCGCACCGCGGCTTGCGCGAATTCGTCATCGAATTGGCGGAAGAGCTGAACATTCCGTACCATTTTGATGCCATGCCGGGCGGCGGTACGGATGCGGGAGCGATTCATTTAACGGGCAGCGGCGTTCCGTCGCTCACGATCGCCATCCCGACGCGCTACATCCACTCGCACGCCGCCATTTTGCATCGCGACGACTACGAGAACACGGTCAAGCTGCTTGTCGAAGTGATCAAACGGCTTGACGCCGACAAAGTGAAACAACTGACGTTTGACGAATAA
- a CDS encoding TrmH family RNA methyltransferase, which produces MKRIESPKNARVKQWKKLLTKKGRDETGLFLLEGFHLVEEAVKSRAPLVELMVDERTAIPPGWDVSVPVVIVTEAVMKAISSTETPQGIAAVCRQLPAELEGVKTALLIDAVQDPGNLGTMIRTADAAGIDAVILGEGCADVYNPKVVRATQGSLFHLPVVKGDLAQWIARFKEQGIPVYGTALENAVDYRTVPPSSSFALLVGNEGSGVRREWLEMTTETIYIPIYGQAESLNVAVAAGILLYSLQAVR; this is translated from the coding sequence GTGAAGCGGATCGAATCGCCGAAAAATGCGCGCGTCAAACAATGGAAAAAGCTGCTGACCAAAAAAGGGCGCGATGAGACCGGATTGTTTTTGCTTGAAGGGTTTCATCTTGTCGAAGAGGCTGTAAAAAGCCGAGCGCCGCTTGTTGAGCTGATGGTGGACGAGCGGACAGCCATCCCGCCCGGCTGGGACGTCAGCGTCCCGGTTGTGATCGTGACCGAAGCGGTGATGAAGGCGATCAGCAGCACGGAGACGCCGCAAGGCATCGCCGCGGTGTGCCGACAGCTGCCGGCCGAGCTTGAAGGCGTGAAGACCGCCTTGCTCATTGACGCCGTGCAAGACCCGGGCAATCTCGGGACGATGATTCGCACCGCCGATGCCGCCGGGATCGATGCTGTCATCCTTGGCGAAGGGTGCGCCGATGTGTACAATCCGAAAGTCGTGCGGGCGACGCAAGGGTCGCTGTTTCATCTTCCGGTTGTCAAAGGCGATTTGGCGCAATGGATCGCGCGTTTCAAGGAGCAGGGCATTCCGGTGTACGGAACGGCCTTGGAGAATGCCGTTGATTACCGCACCGTTCCGCCTTCGTCTTCCTTCGCCTTGCTCGTCGGCAATGAAGGAAGCGGCGTCCGGCGCGAATGGCTCGAGATGACGACGGAAACCATCTACATCCCGATTTACGGCCAAGCCGAGTCGCTGAATGTCGCCGTCGCGGCCGGAATTTTGCTTTATTCCTTGCAGGCGGTGCGGTAA
- the msrA gene encoding peptide-methionine (S)-S-oxide reductase MsrA, with protein MEKATFAGGCFWCMVTPFEELDGIYGIVSGYTGGHVENPTYEQVKTGTTGHYEAVQITFDPDVFPYERLLELYWCQIDPTDDGGQFHDRGPQYRTAIFYHNEKQRQLAEQSKRALEESGRFSKPIVTKILPATTFYPAEEYHQNYHKKNPEHYKQDRAASGRDEFIAKHWGTKR; from the coding sequence ATGGAAAAAGCGACATTCGCCGGCGGCTGCTTTTGGTGCATGGTGACGCCGTTTGAGGAGCTTGACGGCATTTACGGCATCGTCTCCGGCTATACGGGCGGGCATGTCGAAAACCCAACATACGAGCAAGTGAAAACCGGCACGACCGGCCATTACGAAGCGGTGCAAATCACGTTTGACCCGGACGTCTTTCCGTATGAGCGGCTGTTGGAGCTGTATTGGTGTCAAATCGACCCGACCGATGACGGCGGCCAGTTTCACGACCGCGGGCCGCAATACCGGACGGCGATTTTTTACCATAACGAAAAACAGCGCCAGCTCGCCGAGCAGTCAAAGCGGGCGCTCGAGGAAAGCGGGCGCTTCTCGAAGCCGATTGTAACGAAAATTTTGCCGGCGACGACGTTTTACCCGGCGGAAGAGTATCATCAAAACTACCATAAGAAAAATCCGGAGCATTACAAGCAAGACCGCGCCGCGTCCGGGCGCGACGAGTTTATCGCCAAACATTGGGGGACGAAACGGTGA
- the sspI gene encoding small acid-soluble spore protein SspI produces the protein MDLNLRKAIMHNVANNSKEQLENTIEDAIQRGEEKYLPGLGVLFEAIWTHANEQQKDMMLTTLEQAVKQ, from the coding sequence ATGGATTTGAACTTGCGGAAAGCCATTATGCACAACGTCGCCAACAACTCGAAAGAACAGCTCGAGAATACAATCGAGGACGCGATCCAGCGTGGCGAGGAAAAATATTTGCCCGGCCTCGGCGTCCTCTTTGAAGCCATTTGGACGCACGCCAATGAACAGCAAAAAGACATGATGCTCACCACGCTCGAGCAGGCGGTTAAACAATGA